A portion of the Streptomyces sp. YPW6 genome contains these proteins:
- a CDS encoding sensor histidine kinase, whose protein sequence is MTRTEYRWLLPSAMAGPELPDDRIRTRRTVRDWAVDLTAFLIAAGIGMLAIGTIEADDSTADIVVFADSVVGALACCALWLRRRWPIGLAVALTLVSAVEPVAAGALLVALFSLAVHRPFKPVAIVGALALVLVPVQPFLRPDPTTSFLASLVFGTLLILLVISWGMAVRSRRQLVVSLRERARRAEAEAELRAEQAQRLAREAIAREMHDVLAHRLTLLSVHAGALEFRPDAPAAEVGRAAGVIRDSAHEALQDLREIIGVLRGPGDTDETHRPQPTLTTLDALVAESRSAGMKVAVDNRVAEPEDAPAATGRTVYRIAQEALTNARKHAPGTEVLLTVTGGPGAGLTVEVVNPAPTEPFERVPGSGQGLIGLTERATLAGGQLEHGPTEDGGFAVRARLPWPAA, encoded by the coding sequence ATGACGCGCACCGAGTACCGCTGGCTCCTCCCGTCGGCGATGGCCGGCCCCGAGCTGCCGGACGACCGGATCCGGACGCGGCGGACCGTGCGGGACTGGGCCGTCGACCTCACGGCCTTCCTCATCGCCGCGGGCATCGGCATGCTGGCCATCGGCACGATCGAGGCCGACGACTCCACGGCCGACATCGTCGTCTTCGCGGACTCGGTCGTCGGCGCGCTGGCGTGCTGCGCCCTCTGGCTCCGGCGCCGCTGGCCCATCGGACTCGCCGTCGCCCTGACCCTCGTGTCCGCCGTCGAACCCGTGGCCGCCGGGGCTCTGCTGGTCGCCCTCTTCAGCCTGGCCGTGCACCGCCCGTTCAAGCCGGTCGCGATCGTCGGTGCGCTCGCGCTGGTCCTGGTACCCGTGCAGCCGTTCCTGCGCCCCGACCCGACGACGTCGTTCCTCGCCTCGCTCGTCTTCGGCACCCTGCTGATCCTCCTGGTGATCAGCTGGGGCATGGCCGTACGGTCCCGGCGCCAGCTCGTCGTCAGCCTCCGCGAACGGGCCCGCCGCGCCGAGGCGGAGGCGGAACTGCGCGCCGAACAGGCCCAGCGCCTGGCGCGGGAGGCCATCGCCCGCGAGATGCACGACGTCCTGGCCCACCGGCTGACCCTGCTCAGCGTGCACGCCGGGGCCCTGGAGTTCCGGCCCGACGCCCCCGCCGCCGAGGTCGGCCGGGCAGCCGGCGTCATCCGGGACAGCGCCCACGAGGCACTCCAGGACCTCCGCGAGATCATCGGCGTCCTGCGCGGCCCCGGCGACACCGACGAGACCCACCGGCCGCAGCCCACCCTCACCACGCTGGACGCCCTGGTCGCCGAATCCCGGAGCGCGGGCATGAAGGTCGCCGTCGACAACCGGGTCGCCGAACCCGAGGACGCCCCGGCCGCGACCGGTCGCACGGTCTACCGCATCGCCCAGGAGGCTCTCACCAACGCCCGGAAGCACGCGCCCGGCACCGAGGTCCTGCTCACCGTGACCGGCGGCCCCGGCGCCGGTCTCACCGTCGAGGTGGTGAACCCGGCCCCCACCGAACCCTTCGAACGGGTCCCCGGCTCCGGCCAGGGGCTCATCGGCCTCACCGAACGCGCCACGCTCGCCGGGGGACAGCTGGAGCACGGCCCGACGGAGGACGGCGGCTTCGCGGTCCGGGCCCGACTGCCGTGGCCCGCAGCGTGA
- a CDS encoding SDR family NAD(P)-dependent oxidoreductase, producing MSSNASGTPTGTRSATAPAAVPAAVPTGRAPRAALVTGGSRGIGAAIALRLARDGADVAVTYVQDEQAARAVAARIEGYGRRGVALRCDAADADAAADAVHRAADAFGRLDILVNNAGIGILGPIAALAGPDVDRTLTVNVRAVFLACRAAAERLADGGRVISVGSALSRYTGGPGSTLYGLSKSALTGLTKPLARELGPRGITVNVIQPGAVDTDLNPADGPLAEGQRAANALGRFGTTEEIASLVAYLVSAEAGFITGTELVVDGGHAA from the coding sequence ATGTCCAGCAACGCTTCCGGCACACCCACCGGAACCCGGTCCGCAACCGCTCCCGCCGCCGTTCCTGCCGCCGTTCCCACCGGTCGTGCGCCCCGGGCCGCCCTGGTCACCGGGGGCAGCCGGGGTATCGGCGCCGCGATCGCACTGCGGCTCGCCCGGGACGGCGCGGACGTCGCCGTCACCTACGTACAGGACGAGCAGGCGGCCCGCGCGGTCGCCGCGCGGATCGAGGGCTACGGCCGCCGGGGCGTCGCCCTGCGCTGCGACGCGGCGGACGCCGACGCGGCCGCCGACGCCGTGCACCGGGCGGCGGACGCGTTCGGCCGGCTGGACATCCTGGTCAACAACGCGGGCATCGGCATCCTCGGCCCGATCGCCGCGCTCGCCGGTCCTGACGTGGACCGGACGCTGACGGTGAACGTACGAGCGGTCTTCCTCGCCTGCCGGGCGGCGGCGGAGCGGCTGGCCGACGGTGGCCGCGTCATCTCCGTGGGTTCCGCTCTGAGCAGGTACACGGGCGGGCCCGGCTCCACCCTCTACGGGCTCAGCAAATCCGCGCTGACCGGGCTGACGAAGCCGCTCGCCCGGGAGCTGGGGCCGCGGGGCATCACCGTGAACGTGATCCAGCCGGGGGCCGTGGACACCGATCTCAACCCGGCCGACGGGCCGTTGGCGGAGGGGCAGCGCGCGGCGAACGCACTGGGCCGCTTCGGCACGACCGAGGAGATCGCCTCGCTCGTCGCCTACCTCGTGAGCGCCGAGGCGGGCTTCATCACGGGCACCGAGCTCGTCGTGGACGGCGGCCACGCGGCCTGA
- a CDS encoding aldo/keto reductase produces MSGTPLHTLNDGTPLPAVGLGTYPLDDAAAEEAVAGALELGYRLVDTALAYGNETGTGRGIARSGVPREEVVVTTKVPGRHHGYEETLASFEESRARLGVDYVDLYLIHWPLPRVDRYVETWKAMIRLREDGLVRSIGVSNFTAAHLDRLERETGVLPSVNQIEMHPLLPQEELRAVHAAKGIVTESWSPLARGREVLEDPSTVAIAEDHGVTPGQVVLRWHTQLGTVPIPKSADPGRQRENLDLFGFELTEQELTTIASGRQRRFGGDPESHEEF; encoded by the coding sequence ATGTCCGGTACACCGCTTCACACGCTCAACGACGGCACACCGCTCCCCGCGGTCGGGCTCGGCACCTACCCGCTGGACGACGCGGCGGCCGAGGAGGCCGTCGCCGGGGCGCTGGAGCTGGGCTACCGGCTGGTCGACACGGCCCTCGCCTACGGCAACGAGACCGGCACCGGCCGGGGCATCGCCCGCAGCGGCGTCCCCCGGGAGGAGGTCGTCGTCACCACGAAGGTGCCCGGCCGCCATCACGGGTACGAGGAGACACTAGCCTCGTTCGAGGAGTCACGGGCCCGCCTGGGCGTCGACTACGTGGATCTGTACCTGATCCACTGGCCGCTCCCCCGCGTCGACAGGTACGTGGAGACCTGGAAGGCGATGATCCGGCTCCGGGAGGACGGCCTCGTCCGCTCCATCGGCGTCTCCAACTTCACCGCCGCGCATCTGGACCGGCTGGAGCGGGAGACGGGGGTGCTGCCCTCGGTGAACCAGATCGAGATGCATCCGCTCCTCCCGCAGGAGGAACTGCGGGCGGTGCACGCGGCGAAGGGCATCGTGACGGAGAGCTGGAGTCCGCTGGCCCGGGGCCGGGAGGTGCTGGAGGACCCCTCGACCGTGGCGATCGCGGAGGACCACGGAGTGACGCCCGGCCAGGTGGTACTGCGCTGGCACACCCAGCTGGGCACGGTGCCGATCCCGAAGTCGGCGGATCCCGGACGGCAGCGCGAGAACCTCGATCTGTTCGGGTTCGAGCTGACGGAGCAGGAGTTGACGACGATCGCGTCCGGGCGGCAGCGGCGGTTCGGCGGCGACCCGGAGTCCCACGAGGAGTTCTGA
- a CDS encoding IclR family transcriptional regulator codes for MPPSHASTADSKPSGSSGGVQSLERAFDLLERMADAGGEVGLSELSASSGLPLPTIHRLMRTLVVCGYVRQQPNRRYALGPRLIRLGESASRLLGTWARPYLSRLVEETGETANMALLDGDEIVYVAQVPSKHSMRMFTEVGRRVLPHSTGVGKALLAHTPADEVRALLARTGMPAATEKTITTPEGFLDALEQVRRAGYAVDDNEQEIGVRCLAVSVPDSPTSAAISISGPAGRVTEAATERIVPILQQVAGELSEALASSGANGG; via the coding sequence GTGCCGCCGTCCCACGCCAGCACAGCCGACTCCAAGCCCTCCGGTTCCAGCGGTGGGGTGCAGTCCCTTGAGCGCGCCTTCGATCTGCTGGAGCGGATGGCCGACGCCGGGGGCGAGGTCGGGCTGAGCGAGCTGTCCGCGAGCAGCGGTCTGCCCCTGCCGACCATCCACCGGCTGATGCGCACCCTGGTCGTCTGCGGGTACGTACGCCAGCAGCCCAACCGCCGCTACGCGCTGGGGCCCCGGCTGATCCGGCTCGGCGAGTCCGCCTCCCGGCTGCTCGGCACCTGGGCGAGGCCCTACCTCAGCCGACTGGTCGAGGAGACCGGCGAGACGGCGAACATGGCCCTGCTGGACGGGGACGAGATCGTGTACGTCGCCCAGGTGCCGTCCAAGCACTCCATGCGGATGTTCACCGAGGTCGGCCGACGCGTCCTGCCCCACTCCACCGGCGTGGGCAAGGCGCTCCTCGCGCACACCCCCGCCGACGAGGTCCGCGCGCTGCTGGCCCGTACGGGCATGCCCGCCGCCACGGAGAAGACGATCACCACGCCGGAGGGCTTCCTCGACGCCCTGGAACAGGTGCGCCGCGCCGGGTACGCGGTGGACGACAACGAACAGGAGATCGGGGTGCGGTGCCTCGCGGTCTCCGTACCGGACTCCCCCACCTCGGCCGCGATCTCCATCTCGGGCCCGGCGGGGCGGGTGACGGAGGCGGCCACGGAACGGATCGTGCCGATCCTCCAGCAGGTCGCGGGCGAGCTGTCCGAAGCCCTGGCGAGCAGCGGCGCGAACGGCGGCTGA
- the alc gene encoding allantoicase has translation MTDASIPRFTGDASPYAGGDPYADHRTADFPFAHLVDLADRRLGAGVIAANDEFFAERENLLKPEPAVFDPEHFGHKGKIMDGWETRRRRGVSAAEPHPTADDHDWALVRLGAPGVIRGIVLDTAHFRGNYPQAVSVEAVALPGSPSPEDLLDPDVKWTTLVTRTAVGGHAANGFAVDAEQRFTHLRVNQHPDGGIARLRVYGEVAPDPAWLAALGTFDLVALENGGRVEDASDRFYSPATNTIQPGRSRKMDDGWETRRRRDRGNDWISYRLATRSGIRAVEIDTAYLKGNAAGWAALSVRDGEGGDWTEALPRTRLQPDTNHRFVLDGIVRATHVRIDIFPDGGISRLRLYGSPTDDGAAALAARHRELGG, from the coding sequence ATGACGGACGCCTCGATACCCCGCTTCACCGGCGACGCCAGCCCCTACGCGGGCGGCGACCCGTACGCCGACCACCGCACCGCCGACTTCCCCTTCGCCCACCTCGTCGACCTCGCCGACCGCCGCCTCGGGGCGGGCGTCATCGCGGCCAACGACGAGTTCTTCGCCGAGCGGGAGAACCTCCTCAAGCCCGAACCCGCCGTCTTCGACCCGGAGCACTTCGGCCACAAGGGCAAGATCATGGACGGCTGGGAGACCCGCCGCCGCCGAGGCGTCAGTGCCGCCGAACCCCACCCCACCGCCGACGACCACGACTGGGCCCTCGTCCGGCTCGGCGCACCCGGCGTCATCCGGGGCATCGTCCTGGACACCGCCCACTTCCGCGGCAACTACCCCCAGGCGGTCTCCGTCGAGGCCGTCGCCCTGCCCGGCTCCCCGTCCCCCGAGGACCTCCTGGACCCCGACGTGAAGTGGACGACGCTCGTCACCCGTACGGCGGTCGGCGGCCACGCGGCCAACGGGTTCGCCGTCGACGCCGAGCAGCGCTTCACCCACCTGCGGGTCAACCAGCACCCGGACGGCGGGATCGCCCGGCTGCGTGTGTACGGAGAGGTCGCCCCCGACCCCGCCTGGCTCGCCGCCCTCGGTACGTTCGACCTCGTGGCCCTGGAGAACGGCGGCCGGGTCGAGGACGCCTCCGACCGCTTCTACTCCCCCGCCACCAACACCATCCAGCCCGGCCGCTCCCGGAAGATGGACGACGGCTGGGAGACCCGCCGCCGGCGCGACCGGGGCAACGACTGGATCAGCTACCGCCTCGCCACGCGGTCCGGCATCCGGGCCGTGGAGATCGACACCGCCTACCTCAAGGGCAACGCGGCGGGCTGGGCCGCGCTCTCGGTACGGGACGGCGAAGGGGGCGACTGGACCGAGGCCCTGCCCCGGACCCGTCTCCAGCCCGACACCAACCACCGCTTCGTGCTCGACGGGATAGTCCGGGCCACCCACGTACGGATCGACATCTTCCCGGACGGCGGCATCTCCCGGCTCCGGCTGTACGGATCGCCCACCGACGACGGCGCGGCCGCCCTCGCGGCCCGTCACCGGGAGCTCGGCGGCTGA
- a CDS encoding DMT family transporter — MSAAAVPAAGSVSPRPAWVTDLPVLAVAAVWGASYLAAKGVTTSHTVVAVLVLRFAIVLPVLVTAGWRKLRALTAAQWRGAGVLGLVLSGIFLLETYGVVHTSATNAGLIISLTMIFTPLAEAAVTRVRPSAGFVAAAGLSVAGVVLLTQGAGFTSPSGGDLLMLLAALARTVHVLAMARIKAVRDADSLSLTTVQLGSAVAVFAVLAALPGTGASPWSTAAGFGAREWAGLVFLSVFCTLFAFFVQMWSVRRTSPSRVGLLLGTEPLWAAAVGISLGGEQLGAPGAAGAVLVLAGTAWGRRAALGGVRRIRS; from the coding sequence GTGTCCGCTGCCGCCGTGCCCGCCGCGGGGAGTGTCTCCCCGCGCCCCGCCTGGGTCACCGACCTGCCCGTGCTGGCGGTCGCCGCCGTCTGGGGCGCGAGCTATCTCGCCGCCAAGGGCGTCACCACGTCCCATACCGTCGTCGCCGTCCTCGTCCTGCGCTTCGCGATCGTGCTGCCCGTGCTCGTGACGGCCGGATGGCGCAAGCTGCGGGCGCTGACCGCCGCGCAGTGGCGGGGCGCCGGAGTGCTCGGGCTGGTGCTGAGCGGGATCTTCCTGCTGGAGACGTACGGGGTGGTGCACACCTCGGCGACCAACGCCGGGCTGATCATCAGCCTGACCATGATCTTCACGCCGCTGGCCGAGGCCGCCGTGACCCGCGTCCGCCCGTCGGCCGGATTCGTGGCCGCGGCCGGGCTCTCCGTCGCCGGAGTGGTCCTGCTGACCCAGGGCGCCGGGTTCACCAGCCCCTCGGGCGGCGATCTCCTGATGCTCCTCGCCGCCCTCGCCCGTACGGTCCACGTCCTGGCCATGGCCCGGATCAAGGCGGTGCGGGACGCCGACTCGCTCTCGCTGACCACCGTCCAGCTCGGCAGCGCGGTCGCGGTCTTCGCCGTCCTCGCCGCCCTCCCCGGCACCGGCGCCTCACCGTGGAGCACGGCCGCGGGCTTCGGCGCCCGGGAGTGGGCGGGCCTGGTCTTCCTCTCGGTGTTCTGCACGCTGTTCGCGTTCTTCGTGCAGATGTGGTCCGTACGGCGCACCTCGCCGTCCCGGGTCGGCCTGCTGCTCGGAACGGAGCCGCTGTGGGCCGCCGCCGTCGGGATCAGCCTCGGCGGGGAACAGCTCGGCGCCCCGGGCGCGGCCGGGGCCGTGCTCGTGCTGGCGGGCACCGCGTGGGGGCGGCGTGCCGCCCTCGGGGGTGTCCGGCGGATCAGGTCCTGA
- a CDS encoding cytochrome P450: MAELDLRDLPDFTADPHPYYAKLRAEGPVHTVRTEEMERIWLIVGHDEGRAALADQRLGKDWHTAGPWEPSEVQLSANMLELDAPHHTRLRRLVVREFTARRIEALRPRITRITEELLDAMVPQGSADLVDALAFPLPMTVICELLGVPDIDREAFRTLSNGIVTPTREQRDADPAGAMNACLVDLIADKRRSPGDDLLSALIRTTDEDGDRLSSAELVGMAFLLLVAGHETTVNLIANGVRALLDHPGQLALLRADPGLIDGAVEEMLRYDGPVETTTFRFAREPVTIGDTVIPRDAAVLVALASADRDPARFPAPDTFDIRREPQGHLAFGHGAHYCLGAPLARMEARIAIGALLERCPGLAHDPSGGELDWLPGLLMRGTRGLPVRW, translated from the coding sequence ATGGCCGAGCTCGATCTGCGTGACCTGCCGGACTTTACCGCCGACCCCCACCCGTACTACGCCAAGCTCCGCGCCGAGGGGCCGGTGCACACCGTGCGCACCGAGGAGATGGAGCGGATCTGGCTGATCGTCGGACACGACGAGGGCCGTGCCGCCCTCGCCGACCAGCGGCTCGGCAAGGACTGGCACACCGCCGGCCCCTGGGAGCCGTCCGAGGTCCAGCTCAGCGCCAACATGCTGGAGCTGGACGCCCCGCACCACACCCGGCTGCGCCGGCTCGTCGTGCGCGAGTTCACCGCCCGGCGCATCGAGGCGCTGCGCCCGCGCATCACCCGGATCACCGAAGAGCTGCTGGACGCGATGGTGCCGCAGGGCTCCGCCGACCTGGTCGACGCGCTCGCCTTCCCGCTGCCGATGACCGTGATCTGCGAACTCCTCGGCGTACCGGACATCGACCGGGAGGCTTTCCGGACGCTCTCGAACGGCATCGTCACACCCACCCGGGAGCAGCGGGACGCCGACCCGGCCGGCGCGATGAACGCCTGCCTCGTCGACCTCATCGCGGACAAACGCCGTTCGCCCGGCGACGATCTGCTGAGCGCGCTGATCCGGACCACGGACGAGGACGGCGACCGCCTCTCCTCCGCCGAACTGGTCGGCATGGCCTTCCTGCTGCTCGTCGCCGGCCACGAGACCACCGTCAACCTGATCGCCAACGGGGTCCGGGCCCTGCTCGACCATCCCGGCCAGCTCGCCCTGCTGCGTGCCGACCCGGGGCTCATCGACGGCGCGGTGGAGGAGATGCTGCGCTACGACGGACCCGTGGAGACCACCACCTTCCGCTTCGCCCGGGAGCCGGTGACCATCGGGGACACCGTGATCCCGCGCGACGCCGCGGTGCTCGTCGCCCTGGCCTCCGCCGACCGCGACCCCGCCCGCTTCCCGGCCCCGGACACCTTCGACATCCGCCGCGAGCCCCAGGGGCACCTGGCTTTCGGCCACGGTGCGCACTACTGCCTGGGCGCACCGCTCGCCCGGATGGAGGCCCGCATCGCGATCGGCGCGCTGCTGGAGCGCTGCCCCGGCCTCGCCCACGACCCGTCCGGCGGCGAGCTGGACTGGCTCCCGGGTCTGCTGATGCGCGGCACCCGGGGTCTGCCGGTGCGCTGGTGA
- a CDS encoding ABC transporter permease produces the protein MFVAWRDLRFARGRFALMGSVVVLITLLVGLLSGLTAGLARENTSAVTGLDADHLAFAAPPDGQAESFADSAVPEDAWRAWAARPGVDAAQPVGIRTLNATAGERSGAVSVFGVEPDGTLGPDGIGPGRVVLSAKAAEELDAAAGDRIALGGTEREVAAVATDASYSHTPVVWTTLDDWQRIGHDGAGPAEQATVIALTTTGGVDLAAGDAAAGTSTLPLDDSLAAIGSYQAENGSLQLMRGFLFAISALVIGAFFTVWTIQRSGDVAVLKALGASTPYLLRDALGQAVVMLVLGTGLGAALAAGAGALIGGGAVPFVLDPATVLVPAAVMIALGALGAALSVRRITAVDPLTALGSAR, from the coding sequence ATGTTCGTCGCATGGAGAGACCTCCGCTTCGCCAGGGGCCGGTTCGCGCTCATGGGCTCGGTCGTGGTGCTGATCACGCTGCTCGTGGGCCTGCTGTCCGGCCTCACCGCCGGGCTGGCCCGGGAGAACACCTCGGCCGTCACCGGCCTCGACGCCGACCACCTGGCCTTCGCCGCACCTCCGGACGGGCAGGCGGAGTCGTTCGCCGACTCGGCCGTCCCGGAAGACGCCTGGCGGGCCTGGGCCGCCCGGCCCGGGGTCGACGCCGCGCAGCCGGTCGGCATCCGCACCCTGAACGCCACCGCCGGTGAGCGGAGCGGCGCCGTGTCGGTCTTCGGCGTCGAACCGGACGGCACGCTCGGGCCGGACGGGATCGGCCCCGGGCGGGTCGTGCTCTCCGCGAAGGCCGCCGAGGAGCTGGACGCCGCCGCCGGTGACCGGATCGCGCTCGGCGGGACCGAGCGCGAGGTCGCCGCCGTCGCCACCGACGCCTCGTACAGCCACACGCCCGTCGTGTGGACCACCCTCGACGACTGGCAGCGGATCGGCCACGACGGCGCCGGGCCCGCCGAGCAGGCGACCGTGATCGCCCTGACCACCACCGGCGGCGTCGACCTCGCCGCCGGAGACGCGGCGGCGGGCACCAGCACGCTCCCGCTCGACGACTCCCTCGCCGCGATCGGCTCCTACCAGGCGGAGAACGGCTCCCTGCAACTGATGCGCGGCTTCCTCTTCGCCATCTCCGCGCTCGTCATCGGGGCGTTCTTCACCGTCTGGACGATCCAGCGCAGCGGCGACGTCGCCGTGCTCAAGGCGCTCGGAGCGTCGACCCCGTACCTGCTGCGCGACGCGCTGGGGCAGGCCGTGGTCATGCTCGTCCTCGGTACGGGACTGGGCGCCGCCCTCGCTGCCGGGGCCGGGGCCCTGATCGGCGGGGGAGCCGTCCCGTTCGTCCTCGATCCGGCGACCGTCCTCGTCCCGGCCGCCGTGATGATCGCCCTCGGCGCGCTCGGGGCCGCCCTGTCCGTCCGGCGGATCACCGCCGTCGACCCGCTCACCGCACTCGGGAGTGCCCGATGA
- a CDS encoding TetR/AcrR family transcriptional regulator: MVSVRADGRVERGNQTRQLVLGRAVQIASVEGLEGLSLGRLATELGLSKSGVFALFGSKEGLQLATVRGAVAVYVDHVLRPARSVPPGLGRVWRMCEAWIAYSRERVFRGGCFFYATTAEFDARSGRVHDALASAQTGWVTFVEETIEEARAAGELAGDTDVCQLAFEVIALLELANAESVLQNNTLGYDKAARAILARLRAAATDPDLLPLR; encoded by the coding sequence ATGGTGTCGGTAAGGGCGGACGGGCGGGTCGAGCGGGGGAACCAGACGCGACAGCTGGTCCTGGGGCGGGCGGTGCAGATCGCGTCGGTCGAAGGTCTTGAGGGCCTGTCGCTGGGGCGGCTGGCCACCGAGCTGGGGCTGAGCAAGAGCGGGGTCTTCGCGCTGTTCGGCTCCAAGGAGGGGCTCCAGCTGGCCACCGTGCGGGGAGCGGTGGCCGTCTACGTCGACCATGTGCTGCGCCCGGCCCGGTCGGTGCCACCGGGGCTCGGGCGGGTGTGGCGGATGTGCGAGGCGTGGATCGCGTACTCCCGCGAGCGGGTGTTCCGGGGCGGCTGCTTCTTCTACGCCACCACCGCCGAGTTCGACGCCCGCAGCGGCCGGGTGCACGACGCCCTGGCGTCCGCGCAGACGGGCTGGGTGACCTTCGTGGAGGAGACGATCGAGGAGGCCAGGGCCGCCGGGGAGCTGGCCGGGGACACCGACGTGTGCCAGCTGGCGTTCGAGGTGATCGCCCTGCTGGAGCTGGCCAACGCCGAGTCGGTGCTGCAGAACAACACCCTCGGCTACGACAAGGCGGCCCGCGCCATCCTGGCCCGCCTGCGGGCGGCGGCGACGGACCCCGACCTGCTGCCGTTACGGTGA
- the allB gene encoding allantoinase AllB, with amino-acid sequence MSGVDVNLVLRSTRVVTPEGTRPAAVAVAGGTIDAVLPYDADVPAGARLEDFGDDVLLPGLVDTHVHVNDPGRTEWEGFWTATRAAAAGGITTLLDMPLNSLPPTTTVDHLRTKQQVAAPKAHVDTGFWGGAIPSNVKDLRPLYEAGVFGFKCFLSPSGVEEFPELDQEQLARSMAEIAGFGGLLIVHAEDPHHLADAPQRPGPAYADFLASRPRDAENTAIEGLIAHARRLNARIHVLHLSSSDALPLIAAAKREGVRVTVESCPHFLTLTAEEVPDGATEFKCCPPIREAANQDTLWAGLADGTIDCIVSDHSPCTTDLKTPDFASAWGGISSLQLGLPAIWTEARRRGHSLDDVVRWMSTAPAELAGLTRKGAIEAGRDADFAVLAPEATFTVDPAELFHRNQVTAYAGKTLHGVVRSSWLRGARIVSDGVLAEPTGRLLERDR; translated from the coding sequence GTGTCCGGTGTGGACGTGAACCTGGTACTGCGCTCGACGCGCGTCGTCACCCCCGAGGGCACCCGCCCGGCTGCGGTCGCCGTCGCGGGCGGGACGATCGACGCGGTCCTGCCGTACGACGCCGACGTGCCCGCGGGCGCCCGTCTGGAGGACTTCGGCGACGACGTCCTGCTGCCGGGCCTGGTCGACACCCACGTCCACGTGAACGACCCCGGCCGCACCGAGTGGGAGGGCTTCTGGACCGCCACCCGCGCGGCCGCCGCCGGCGGCATCACCACGCTCCTGGACATGCCGCTCAACTCCCTCCCGCCGACCACCACCGTCGACCACCTGCGGACCAAGCAGCAGGTCGCCGCCCCCAAGGCGCACGTCGACACCGGCTTCTGGGGCGGTGCGATCCCGTCCAACGTCAAGGACCTGCGCCCGTTGTACGAGGCCGGGGTCTTCGGCTTCAAGTGCTTCCTCTCGCCCTCCGGGGTGGAGGAGTTCCCGGAGCTGGACCAGGAGCAGCTGGCCCGTTCCATGGCCGAGATCGCGGGATTCGGCGGCCTGCTCATCGTCCATGCCGAGGACCCGCACCACCTGGCCGACGCCCCGCAGCGTCCCGGCCCCGCCTACGCCGACTTCCTGGCCTCGCGCCCGCGCGACGCCGAGAACACCGCGATCGAGGGGCTCATCGCCCACGCCAGGCGGCTGAACGCCCGCATCCACGTCCTGCACCTCTCCTCCAGCGACGCCCTGCCGCTGATCGCCGCCGCCAAGCGCGAGGGCGTCCGCGTCACCGTCGAGTCCTGCCCGCACTTCCTCACCCTCACCGCCGAGGAGGTTCCGGACGGGGCCACCGAGTTCAAGTGCTGCCCGCCGATCCGCGAGGCCGCCAACCAGGACACTCTGTGGGCCGGGCTCGCCGACGGCACCATCGACTGCATCGTCAGCGACCACTCCCCGTGCACCACGGACCTCAAGACCCCCGACTTCGCCTCCGCCTGGGGCGGCATCTCCTCCCTCCAGCTCGGCCTGCCCGCCATCTGGACCGAGGCCCGCAGGCGCGGCCACTCCCTCGACGACGTGGTCCGCTGGATGTCCACCGCCCCCGCCGAACTCGCCGGGCTGACCCGCAAGGGCGCCATCGAGGCCGGCCGTGACGCCGACTTCGCGGTCCTCGCGCCCGAGGCGACCTTCACCGTCGACCCCGCCGAGCTCTTCCACCGCAACCAGGTCACCGCCTACGCCGGGAAGACCCTGCACGGCGTGGTCCGCTCCAGCTGGCTGCGCGGCGCCCGCATCGTCTCCGACGGCGTCCTCGCCGAGCCCACCGGCCGCCTCCTCGAACGGGACCGCTGA
- a CDS encoding ABC transporter ATP-binding protein, translated as MTLTLTDVTLTYPDGEGRLTALDRVSLDVPPGTLTAVVGPSGSGKSSLLAAAATLVTPDSGEVVVAGTPTAGLSRAGRAALRRDRIGIVFQQPNLLPSLTAAEQLQAMRHLSGGTARGARRRALELLDAVGLADRAERRPHQLSGGQRQRVNIARALMNEPAVLLVDEPTSALDHVRGGAVLDLLVTLTRERATATVLVTHDRAHLDRVDRTVTMDDGRLTVPAEV; from the coding sequence ATGACGCTCACCCTGACCGACGTCACCCTCACCTACCCGGACGGCGAAGGCCGGCTCACCGCCCTGGACCGGGTCTCGCTGGACGTCCCGCCGGGCACGCTGACCGCCGTCGTCGGGCCGTCCGGCTCGGGCAAGTCGAGCCTGCTCGCGGCCGCCGCCACCCTGGTCACCCCGGACTCCGGCGAGGTCGTCGTGGCCGGGACGCCGACGGCGGGGCTGAGCCGCGCGGGGCGGGCGGCGCTGCGCCGGGACCGGATCGGCATCGTCTTCCAGCAGCCCAACCTGCTGCCGTCGCTCACCGCGGCCGAACAGCTCCAGGCCATGCGCCACCTGTCCGGGGGCACCGCCCGCGGTGCCCGGCGCCGGGCCCTGGAGCTGCTGGACGCGGTCGGGCTCGCCGACCGTGCGGAGCGTCGGCCGCACCAGCTCTCCGGCGGTCAGCGCCAGCGCGTCAACATCGCGCGGGCCCTGATGAACGAACCGGCGGTCCTGCTCGTCGACGAGCCGACCAGCGCACTCGACCACGTACGCGGCGGGGCCGTGCTCGACCTGCTGGTCACCCTGACCCGGGAGCGCGCCACCGCCACGGTGCTGGTCACGCACGACCGGGCGCACCTGGACCGGGTGGACCGGACGGTGACGATGGACGACGGACGGCTGACGGTCCCGGCCGAGGTCTGA